A genomic window from Flavobacterium azooxidireducens includes:
- a CDS encoding tRNA1(Val) (adenine(37)-N6)-methyltransferase, giving the protein MKVGTDSVLLGAWCPLENNPFSVLDIGAGTGILSLMIAQRSNAEQIDALEIDEDAYEQCVENFENSPWGDRLFCFHAGLDEFVDEPEDEYDLIISNPPFYSEDYKTENSQRDLARFQEAMPFEDLIEAADLLLSENGIFTVIIPYKEEEKFIDLCAEAELYPIKVTRVKGTPTTEIKRSLLAFKRYELSTLTADELVIEINRHEYTDDYINLTRDFYLKM; this is encoded by the coding sequence ATGAAAGTAGGCACTGATAGTGTGTTATTGGGAGCTTGGTGTCCCTTAGAAAACAATCCTTTTTCTGTTTTGGATATTGGTGCAGGAACAGGAATTTTATCCTTAATGATTGCCCAACGTAGCAATGCCGAACAAATTGATGCATTAGAAATTGACGAAGATGCTTACGAACAATGCGTAGAAAATTTTGAAAATTCGCCTTGGGGAGATCGTCTGTTTTGTTTTCACGCCGGTTTGGATGAATTTGTAGATGAACCGGAAGATGAGTATGATTTAATCATTTCCAATCCGCCTTTTTATTCCGAAGATTATAAAACCGAAAATTCGCAACGAGATTTAGCCCGATTTCAAGAAGCAATGCCTTTTGAAGATTTGATTGAAGCGGCTGATTTATTACTCTCCGAAAACGGAATTTTTACCGTTATTATTCCATACAAAGAGGAAGAAAAATTTATCGATTTGTGTGCAGAAGCTGAACTTTATCCTATAAAAGTAACTCGCGTAAAAGGAACTCCAACCACAGAAATTAAACGAAGTTTGTTGGCTTTTAAACGTTATGAATTAAGCACATTAACTGCTGATGAATTGGTGATCGAAATCAATCGTCACGAATACACCGATGATTATATCAATCTTACGAGAGATTTTTATTTAAAGATGTAA
- a CDS encoding DUF3050 domain-containing protein: MNISTINEKIKPQKEQLLNHSLYKKIKTIDDLRQFQESHIYAVWDFMSLLKALQATLTCTSTPWLPVGNPETRYLINEIVLAEETDISLDGKRQSHYEMYIDAMKSCGAETRHIESFLENVIQTQNIFVSIRKSDLHPNIKDFLDFTFRVIEQGKPHEIAAAFTFGREDLIPEMFTAILKNFQSNFPETDLSKLIYYFERHIELDGDEHGPMAMLMINELCGESETKWKEVEEISIQALHKRIGLWDAIEEKISQKEVCY, from the coding sequence ATGAATATTTCTACCATAAACGAAAAAATAAAACCCCAAAAAGAACAATTACTTAATCATTCTTTATACAAAAAAATAAAAACCATTGATGATTTAAGACAATTTCAAGAATCTCATATTTATGCCGTTTGGGATTTTATGTCGCTCTTGAAAGCTCTTCAAGCTACTTTAACTTGCACATCAACACCTTGGCTACCGGTTGGGAATCCGGAAACACGTTATCTTATTAATGAAATTGTTTTGGCAGAAGAAACCGATATTTCGCTTGACGGAAAAAGACAAAGTCATTATGAAATGTATATTGATGCTATGAAATCATGTGGTGCAGAAACTAGACATATTGAATCATTTTTAGAAAATGTGATTCAAACGCAAAACATATTTGTTTCTATCAGAAAAAGTGATTTACATCCAAACATCAAAGATTTTCTCGATTTCACATTTCGTGTTATCGAACAAGGTAAACCACATGAAATTGCCGCCGCTTTCACTTTTGGAAGAGAAGATCTAATCCCGGAAATGTTTACAGCAATTTTAAAAAATTTTCAAAGTAATTTCCCTGAAACCGATTTATCAAAATTGATTTATTATTTTGAAAGACACATCGAGTTGGACGGCGATGAACACGGACCGATGGCAATGCTTATGATAAACGAATTATGTGGAGAAAGTGAAACCAAATGGAAAGAGGTGGAAGAAATTTCCATTCAAGCTTTACATAAACGAATTGGACTTTGGGATGCAATTGAAGAAAAAATTTCACAAAAAGAAGTTTGCTACTAA
- the rimM gene encoding ribosome maturation factor RimM (Essential for efficient processing of 16S rRNA), giving the protein MRKEECFYLGKIAKKFSFKGEVLVYLDTDEPELYENMESVFVELNKNLVPFFIENSSLHKNDFLRVKFEDVETEEDADAIMGCELYLPLSFLPKLEGNQFYYHEVIGFEVEDQRLGVVGKIVSINDTTAQPLFEVLNGNVEMLIPMIDQFLIKIDRDNKKVVMNLPEGLVEMYL; this is encoded by the coding sequence ATGCGAAAAGAAGAATGTTTCTATCTTGGCAAAATCGCTAAAAAATTTAGTTTTAAAGGTGAAGTTTTGGTCTATTTAGACACAGATGAGCCTGAATTATATGAAAATATGGAATCAGTTTTTGTTGAATTAAACAAAAATCTGGTTCCATTTTTTATTGAAAATAGTTCACTACATAAAAATGACTTTCTGAGAGTCAAATTTGAAGATGTTGAGACAGAAGAGGATGCTGACGCTATTATGGGTTGCGAACTTTATCTTCCGCTTTCGTTTTTACCAAAATTAGAAGGTAATCAATTTTATTATCACGAAGTGATTGGTTTTGAAGTAGAAGACCAACGACTTGGAGTGGTGGGAAAAATTGTTTCTATCAATGATACAACTGCTCAACCTCTTTTTGAAGTGCTGAATGGTAATGTTGAAATGCTTATTCCGATGATTGATCAGTTTTTGATTAAAATAGATCGCGATAACAAGAAGGTGGTTATGAATTTGCCGGAAGGTTTGGTGGAGATGTATCTTTAG
- a CDS encoding acyl-CoA dehydrogenase family protein has translation MKPDLFQAPDYYLLDDLLTDEHKLVRDSARAWVKREVSPIIEDYAQRAEFPKQIIKGLGEIGGFGPYIPEEYGGAGLDQISYGLIMQEIERGDSGVRSTSSVQSSLVMYPIWKYGNEEQRMKYLPKLATGEMMGCFGLTEPDHGSNPGGMTTNFKDKGDHYLLNGAKMWISNAPFADIAVVWAKNEEGRIHGLIVERGMEGFTTPETHNKWSLRASATGELIFDNVKVPKENLLPNKSGLGAPLGCLDSARYGIAWGAIGAAMDCYDTALRYAKERIQFDKPIAATQLQQKKLAEMITEITKAQLLTWRLGVLRNEGKATTAQISMAKRNNVDMAINIAREARQILGGMGITGEYSIMRHSMNLESVITYEGTHDIHLLITGADITGMQAFK, from the coding sequence ATGAAACCAGACTTATTTCAAGCTCCTGATTATTATTTATTAGATGATTTGCTAACGGATGAGCATAAATTAGTGCGTGATTCTGCACGTGCTTGGGTTAAAAGAGAAGTTTCTCCGATAATTGAAGATTATGCTCAACGTGCTGAATTTCCAAAACAAATTATTAAAGGTTTAGGAGAAATTGGCGGTTTTGGACCTTATATTCCGGAAGAATATGGCGGTGCAGGCTTAGATCAAATCTCGTACGGATTAATCATGCAGGAAATTGAAAGAGGCGATTCCGGTGTTCGTTCTACATCTTCCGTTCAGTCTTCTTTAGTTATGTATCCAATTTGGAAATATGGAAACGAAGAACAACGCATGAAATATTTACCAAAATTAGCCACCGGTGAAATGATGGGTTGTTTTGGTTTAACCGAACCTGACCACGGCTCAAATCCAGGCGGAATGACAACTAATTTTAAAGACAAAGGCGATCATTATTTGTTAAATGGAGCCAAAATGTGGATATCTAATGCTCCATTTGCAGACATCGCTGTTGTTTGGGCTAAAAATGAAGAAGGAAGAATTCATGGCTTAATCGTAGAACGTGGAATGGAAGGTTTTACAACGCCTGAAACACACAATAAATGGTCACTTCGTGCATCTGCAACTGGTGAATTAATTTTTGATAACGTAAAGGTTCCTAAGGAAAATTTATTGCCAAATAAATCAGGTTTAGGTGCTCCGCTTGGTTGTTTAGATTCTGCTCGTTACGGAATTGCTTGGGGTGCAATCGGTGCTGCTATGGATTGTTATGATACGGCTTTACGCTATGCAAAAGAACGAATTCAGTTTGATAAACCCATTGCTGCAACACAATTACAACAGAAAAAATTAGCCGAAATGATTACCGAAATCACCAAAGCTCAATTGCTAACTTGGCGTTTAGGTGTTTTGCGTAATGAAGGAAAAGCAACCACTGCTCAAATTTCTATGGCTAAAAGAAACAACGTAGATATGGCGATAAACATTGCCAGAGAAGCCCGTCAAATACTTGGCGGAATGGGAATTACAGGTGAATATTCAATCATGCGACACAGTATGAATTTGGAATCTGTGATTACGTATGAAGGCACTCACGACATCCATTTACTTATTACCGGAGCAGACATTACTGGTATGCAAGCATTCAAGTAA
- a CDS encoding gliding motility-associated C-terminal domain-containing protein, giving the protein MIKIIIKLLIVFVSATAGLLAQTKLNNQGILSIQGITGTLAAIDNNASGELINDGDFYVYNHFNNDGIVTFSSGSSNGLTRLNGVYGFQNISGTVPMDLFDVEFNNNLFQPAFHLSNQINVFNESNFLQGIVDNDNHGGLFVFEDNAFHINTADQSHVDGYVRKNGNQFFQFPIGDGGQFRYASISAPQSSTDAFTGKYFWENSNPIYPHENRTSIITLIDNAEYWTVDKTAGNSNIFLTLSWDEDTTPTEIYAAPLEDIHIVRWDVAQNRWVDEGGVADANTKEVTTIIDPLTQYGVFTLARVRSEDILPCGGRGVVIYNAISANDDGRNDYFIIDGIEECPQNTVEIFNRWGVKVYETTSYNTNGNVFNGYSDGRVTIAKNEKLPDGTYFYHINFFDENGGIRTKKAGYLYLSL; this is encoded by the coding sequence ATGATAAAAATAATTATAAAGTTATTGATCGTTTTTGTTTCAGCCACCGCAGGGTTATTGGCTCAAACAAAGCTTAATAATCAAGGGATTCTTTCTATTCAAGGAATCACAGGAACATTAGCAGCAATAGACAATAACGCTTCAGGTGAATTAATTAATGATGGAGACTTTTATGTTTACAATCATTTTAACAATGATGGTATAGTAACTTTTTCATCGGGATCATCCAATGGATTAACCAGATTGAATGGTGTTTATGGTTTTCAGAATATTTCCGGCACCGTTCCCATGGATTTGTTTGATGTGGAGTTTAATAACAATTTGTTTCAACCTGCATTTCATTTGTCAAACCAAATTAATGTGTTTAACGAGTCAAATTTTTTACAAGGAATTGTAGACAATGATAACCATGGCGGTTTATTTGTTTTTGAAGACAATGCATTTCACATCAATACAGCAGATCAAAGTCATGTAGATGGTTATGTTCGCAAGAATGGAAATCAATTTTTTCAGTTTCCAATTGGAGACGGAGGTCAGTTTCGATATGCTTCTATTTCTGCTCCGCAATCTTCTACCGATGCTTTTACAGGAAAATATTTCTGGGAAAATTCAAATCCAATTTATCCACACGAAAATAGAACAAGTATTATCACATTGATTGATAATGCAGAATATTGGACTGTTGATAAAACAGCAGGAAACAGCAATATTTTTCTAACTCTTTCTTGGGATGAAGATACAACGCCAACAGAAATATATGCAGCTCCTTTGGAAGATATTCACATCGTTCGTTGGGATGTTGCCCAAAACAGATGGGTTGACGAAGGTGGTGTGGCCGATGCAAATACAAAAGAAGTAACAACCATCATTGATCCGCTTACACAGTATGGTGTGTTTACATTAGCTCGCGTTCGGTCAGAAGATATTTTGCCTTGCGGCGGAAGAGGCGTGGTGATTTACAATGCTATTTCTGCAAATGACGACGGAAGAAATGATTACTTTATTATCGACGGAATTGAAGAATGCCCGCAAAACACAGTTGAAATTTTTAATCGTTGGGGTGTAAAAGTTTATGAAACAACTTCATATAACACAAATGGTAATGTTTTTAATGGTTATTCTGATGGACGTGTAACGATTGCAAAAAATGAAAAATTACCTGACGGGACGTATTTTTATCACATCAATTTCTTTGATGAAAATGGTGGTATTCGAACCAAAAAAGCAGGTTATTTATATTTAAGCTTATAA
- a CDS encoding metallophosphoesterase family protein, protein MSSQTRLTRAFENAKRIPFDNKSKFILFSDCHRGDASFADDFASNRNIYFHAMNHYFTEGFSYCELGDGDELWENLFFKEIFEAHKNVYLLLKKFHDSSRLHMIYGNHDMVYRDKDLVKKKLSTFFDPKTEKDEPLFPGIEYHEAIVLENSETGQKLFLTHGHQADFMNYIGWKINRFLAQILWKPLQVWGIKDPTSPAKNYVELIKIERRIKKWIIDNHNMITITGHTHRPRFPNTNDNSINYFNDGSCVHPRSITGIEIVEGTISLIKWFIDTKSDGTLQIVRECLEGPVELTAYQKKEI, encoded by the coding sequence ATGTCATCACAAACCCGCCTCACACGAGCTTTTGAAAATGCCAAAAGAATTCCGTTTGATAACAAGTCAAAGTTTATTCTTTTTAGCGATTGTCATCGTGGAGATGCAAGTTTTGCAGATGATTTTGCCAGCAATCGAAACATCTACTTTCATGCAATGAACCATTATTTTACTGAAGGTTTTAGCTATTGCGAATTGGGCGACGGAGATGAATTATGGGAAAACTTATTTTTTAAAGAAATTTTTGAAGCACACAAAAACGTGTATTTGCTTTTAAAAAAATTCCACGATTCCAGTAGACTTCACATGATTTATGGCAATCACGACATGGTTTACCGTGATAAAGATTTGGTTAAGAAAAAACTGAGCACTTTTTTTGATCCTAAAACAGAAAAAGATGAACCTCTTTTTCCGGGAATTGAATACCATGAAGCTATAGTATTAGAAAATTCTGAAACCGGTCAAAAGCTATTTTTAACCCACGGACATCAAGCTGATTTTATGAATTATATTGGTTGGAAAATCAATCGTTTTTTGGCTCAGATTTTATGGAAGCCTCTTCAAGTTTGGGGAATTAAAGACCCGACCAGTCCGGCAAAAAATTATGTTGAATTAATTAAAATCGAACGACGAATAAAAAAATGGATAATTGACAATCACAACATGATTACAATTACCGGACATACGCACCGTCCGCGATTCCCTAATACAAATGACAATTCGATTAATTATTTTAATGACGGAAGCTGTGTTCACCCAAGAAGCATAACCGGAATCGAAATTGTGGAAGGAACTATTTCATTAATCAAATGGTTTATTGACACCAAATCAGATGGAACGTTGCAAATTGTTCGTGAATGTTTAGAAGGTCCGGTGGAATTAACTGCTTATCAAAAAAAAGAAATATGA
- a CDS encoding tetratricopeptide repeat protein, with product MKVFFLLVVSLFSFTLLAQNSQASANIKEAQQKIVDEYVHNCAKKYSYYQMAELQECLDEGLKKDPTIAYLWQQKAMPLFKIKKYEAGMVFCDKAVENDPQRWLSYRAYIKCIFAKTYREAIIDFEKCKEMHGNSYEMDHTYNFYIALSHLQLNEFAKAEEIFKADIAEQIEQKGEAHHLDLFYYGITLYEQKKWEQAIEEFDKAISQYENFSDAKVYKAFCLGRIGQEKRANDLIVEAKTDAKNGYTINEDNMIHEVYPYKVKW from the coding sequence ATGAAAGTGTTTTTTTTACTAGTTGTTTCATTATTTTCGTTTACATTACTAGCACAAAATAGTCAAGCAAGTGCTAACATAAAGGAAGCACAACAAAAAATTGTAGATGAATATGTACACAATTGTGCCAAAAAATATTCGTATTACCAAATGGCAGAACTGCAAGAATGTTTAGATGAAGGACTCAAAAAAGATCCAACGATTGCTTATTTATGGCAACAAAAAGCAATGCCGTTATTTAAGATTAAAAAGTATGAAGCAGGAATGGTTTTTTGTGACAAAGCAGTTGAAAATGATCCGCAACGATGGTTGTCATACAGAGCTTACATTAAATGTATTTTTGCAAAAACCTATCGTGAAGCCATCATCGATTTTGAAAAATGCAAAGAAATGCACGGCAATAGTTATGAAATGGATCATACCTACAATTTCTACATTGCCTTATCGCATCTGCAATTGAATGAATTTGCTAAAGCGGAAGAAATTTTTAAAGCTGATATTGCAGAACAAATTGAACAAAAAGGAGAAGCTCACCACCTCGATTTGTTTTATTACGGAATAACCTTGTACGAACAAAAAAAATGGGAGCAAGCCATTGAAGAATTTGACAAAGCCATCTCGCAATATGAAAATTTTTCGGATGCAAAAGTTTACAAAGCTTTTTGTTTAGGACGAATTGGTCAGGAAAAAAGAGCCAATGATTTGATAGTAGAAGCTAAAACAGATGCCAAAAACGGCTACACAATTAATGAAGATAATATGATTCATGAAGTGTATCCATATAAAGTGAAATGGTAA